A single window of Rubripirellula lacrimiformis DNA harbors:
- a CDS encoding DEAD/DEAH box helicase, with the protein MAVSANSVSKSTKLSAKRKRAAKRENVFHQRLGTLTYHQAVGLLGDEGAKLIRGGGQRFEIQSDRDVYLGGDLFRVRVEDVLREKMRPVLLRRTRCEVAKQLPDRTDEVIRCEATAEQKEVHDANMQVVAQIAAKKFMTEMDRLRMQKCLLMARMACDSTYLLDQEAAEYSSKLERLSELLEGLIADPTRKIILFSEWRRMLDRVEHRLDSFGCDYVRLDGQVPQKKRAELVARFQKDPECRVLNMTNAGSTGLNLQAANTIINVDLPWNPAVLEQRIARAYRMGQANPVHVYKLVTTSSPTPTIEEGLLTTLASKQNLADASINFDSEIREVSMQSGMEDLKRRLEVILPPPIAVPVDESQKRRVEQEAEALTAQRREQVSAASGQLVMAALSLADGLVGDGVAPPQETVDRLAQRLTECVDRDISGRPQLKISLDSDDALRGFATVLAKLLG; encoded by the coding sequence ATGGCAGTTTCGGCAAATTCGGTTTCAAAATCCACCAAGTTGTCGGCCAAGAGGAAGCGTGCGGCGAAACGCGAGAACGTGTTTCATCAACGGTTGGGAACGCTGACCTATCATCAAGCCGTTGGCCTGCTGGGCGATGAGGGTGCCAAGCTGATTCGCGGCGGCGGTCAAAGGTTTGAAATTCAATCTGATCGCGATGTCTACCTTGGCGGCGACTTGTTCCGGGTTCGTGTCGAGGATGTGCTACGTGAAAAGATGCGTCCGGTTCTGCTGAGGCGTACGCGCTGCGAAGTTGCCAAACAATTGCCCGACCGCACCGACGAAGTCATCCGCTGCGAGGCAACGGCGGAGCAGAAGGAGGTGCACGATGCAAACATGCAAGTGGTCGCGCAGATCGCGGCGAAAAAGTTCATGACCGAGATGGATCGATTGCGGATGCAGAAGTGCTTGCTGATGGCGAGAATGGCCTGTGACAGCACGTACCTGTTGGACCAAGAAGCAGCCGAGTACAGCAGCAAGCTGGAACGACTCAGCGAGTTGCTAGAAGGACTGATCGCCGACCCGACTCGCAAGATCATTCTGTTTAGCGAATGGCGACGGATGCTAGATCGTGTGGAACATCGACTCGACAGCTTCGGCTGCGACTACGTGCGACTCGATGGGCAAGTCCCCCAAAAGAAGCGGGCCGAACTGGTTGCCAGGTTTCAAAAGGATCCCGAATGCCGCGTGCTCAATATGACGAACGCCGGTTCGACCGGACTGAATTTGCAAGCGGCCAATACCATCATCAACGTCGATCTGCCTTGGAATCCTGCGGTACTGGAACAACGCATTGCACGAGCGTACCGGATGGGACAAGCCAACCCAGTCCATGTTTACAAACTGGTCACGACCAGCTCGCCAACGCCGACGATCGAAGAAGGTCTGCTGACGACGTTGGCATCCAAACAAAACCTTGCCGACGCGTCCATCAACTTCGATAGCGAAATCCGTGAAGTGTCGATGCAAAGTGGCATGGAAGATCTGAAACGTCGTTTGGAGGTGATCCTGCCGCCACCGATCGCGGTCCCCGTCGACGAGAGCCAAAAGCGGCGTGTCGAACAGGAAGCCGAGGCGTTGACCGCCCAGCGACGTGAACAGGTATCCGCCGCTAGCGGACAACTTGTCATGGCAGCCTTGTCGTTGGCGGATGGATTGGTAGGCGACGGTGTCGCGCCACCTCAAGAGACCGTTGACCGATTGGCGCAAAGGTTGACCGAATGTGTCGACCGCGATATTTCGGGCCGACCCCAGTTGAAGATCAGCTTGGACAGCGACGATGCCCTGCGCGGGTTTGCGACCGTACTCGCCAAACTGCTTGGTTAG
- a CDS encoding DUF4085 family protein → MNMRYFTRQLFDALQPGPGEPDADRAIVLWEQNATQYSAALDELKPQLRDGFAWLADTTFHDGVITHVVTADGGQVIVAVDASNNPWGQVGAVRLRFDGVRSANGVDDCVGDVWLYEELHAVSDAIELCVLLEGGELCITADRLSVTFGP, encoded by the coding sequence ATGAATATGCGATATTTCACACGCCAACTATTCGACGCATTGCAGCCTGGGCCGGGGGAACCGGACGCTGACCGCGCCATTGTGCTGTGGGAACAGAATGCGACCCAATACAGTGCTGCCCTGGATGAACTGAAGCCGCAATTACGGGATGGTTTTGCATGGCTTGCGGACACTACATTCCATGACGGAGTCATCACGCACGTCGTTACCGCAGACGGGGGCCAGGTCATCGTTGCCGTCGACGCCAGCAACAATCCCTGGGGCCAAGTTGGGGCTGTTCGCCTAAGATTTGACGGCGTTCGTTCGGCCAATGGCGTCGATGATTGCGTGGGTGATGTGTGGCTTTACGAGGAGCTGCATGCAGTCAGCGACGCAATCGAATTGTGCGTTTTGCTCGAGGGTGGCGAGCTCTGTATTACTGCCGACAGGCTGTCCGTCACGTTTGGTCCCTGA
- a CDS encoding PEP-CTERM sorting domain-containing protein has protein sequence MIKKFLPALVLTLAAGPASAAIVVSDNFDGYADTAAMQVNWGASGAGSLDTTTGNGGQSAAHPGGTVNSWIGSSFALTPTATQAIVLTADLYDDATSQNERLSVGLRNGANPLFEMGHYNGADGHYFVRILNTSGNEGWVPIDDTLNDGGIVAGWNRYEATFTLTDLTVTIDLGADGTIDGTFVSTGAPSANAFTDLRFGGPSNLSSGGGGFNVDNISLTTVAVPEPTSMAALAALGVFGVARRRMKTKAKASV, from the coding sequence ATGATCAAGAAGTTCTTACCTGCCCTCGTCCTGACGCTAGCGGCGGGGCCAGCTTCCGCTGCGATCGTCGTTTCGGATAACTTTGACGGCTACGCTGACACAGCAGCCATGCAGGTCAACTGGGGCGCCAGTGGAGCTGGAAGCCTAGATACGACGACCGGCAACGGAGGCCAATCAGCAGCTCACCCCGGTGGAACGGTCAATAGCTGGATTGGATCGTCGTTCGCATTGACGCCAACGGCGACTCAAGCAATCGTACTGACGGCAGACCTTTATGACGACGCGACTAGCCAGAACGAACGACTGTCGGTGGGCCTTCGAAATGGAGCGAATCCATTGTTCGAGATGGGGCACTACAACGGCGCAGACGGGCACTATTTTGTCCGCATTCTGAATACGAGTGGAAATGAGGGTTGGGTCCCGATCGACGACACGCTGAATGATGGTGGAATCGTTGCAGGCTGGAATCGTTACGAAGCAACCTTCACGTTGACGGACTTGACGGTGACGATCGACCTGGGTGCGGACGGTACGATTGACGGTACCTTCGTTAGCACCGGTGCACCATCGGCAAACGCCTTCACCGACCTTCGCTTTGGTGGACCATCGAACTTGTCATCCGGTGGTGGTGGTTTCAATGTCGACAACATTAGCTTGACCACGGTCGCCGTCCCCGAACCGACTTCCATGGCCGCGTTAGCAGCACTGGGCGTATTTGGCGTGGCGCGTCGCCGCATGAAAACCAAGGCAAAAGCGAGCGTCTAA
- a CDS encoding recombinase family protein: protein MRVSRSKGSKRAVIYLRMSSNPQKDSIPQQREACLLYAADHGYEVVAEYADEAITGIASKLKRSGFQQLVEDAQAGKFEFVICWEQNRASRSKPREFFAEMDPIASAGVKLVFTNKGVVDLDKFTDFLTVACDANSANDYVLSMARSVVRGQHEKKATKGKWVGGTPPFAMDYIRTDPKKDPKAGDIVLGDPDDVETVRCVFRWYQEGFSHRGILEKMQSERGVKRTQNFVQRMLVNPFYVGDYRWNRKTRGRFFALRDGRITDDFKAGVNEESDTVYIPNNHPAIIDRETWTRVQHLVAERSTKTTPFRNGGVHLLTGLCRCARCGSGFSGSRHKGKNGNLDRLVLTCNGYRHGTCGANYVDQRDIVASVVASLDSVLSPEHVEKIREEYYANVADRREGNNAEALRRSLVKREAEYAELRGKIQKLPPDLLEDFTGDLRQHKAEIEKMRGDIAEAEAVDRDNSTPSVKFDSQLSTLTNIVADLKEAVADLVDTEPRLVREMLAALVESISLDVEPRKVSEKHTRYDLKSGEITLKPGFNLIASP, encoded by the coding sequence ATGCGAGTATCTCGCAGCAAGGGTAGCAAGCGCGCGGTCATCTATCTTCGGATGTCGTCAAACCCACAAAAGGACAGTATTCCGCAGCAGCGGGAGGCGTGTCTGCTTTACGCCGCCGATCACGGCTACGAGGTGGTCGCCGAGTACGCAGATGAGGCCATCACGGGAATCGCCAGCAAGCTCAAGCGAAGCGGATTTCAGCAGCTTGTCGAGGATGCTCAGGCGGGAAAGTTTGAGTTCGTGATCTGTTGGGAGCAGAACCGGGCAAGTCGATCGAAACCTCGTGAGTTCTTCGCGGAGATGGATCCGATCGCATCCGCCGGCGTGAAGTTGGTCTTCACCAACAAGGGTGTCGTGGATCTGGACAAGTTCACCGACTTCCTGACCGTTGCATGCGATGCAAACTCAGCAAACGACTACGTCCTTTCAATGGCTCGTTCAGTCGTTCGTGGCCAGCACGAGAAGAAGGCAACGAAAGGCAAGTGGGTTGGAGGCACACCGCCGTTCGCGATGGACTACATCCGCACCGATCCGAAGAAAGACCCCAAGGCGGGCGACATCGTTCTTGGTGACCCTGACGACGTGGAGACCGTCCGCTGCGTGTTCCGTTGGTATCAAGAAGGTTTCAGCCATCGCGGAATCTTGGAGAAAATGCAATCGGAACGAGGCGTAAAGCGGACACAGAACTTCGTCCAGCGGATGCTGGTGAATCCGTTCTATGTCGGCGACTACCGTTGGAACAGGAAAACGCGGGGGCGGTTCTTCGCGCTGCGAGATGGGCGGATCACTGACGACTTCAAGGCGGGCGTCAACGAGGAAAGCGACACGGTCTACATCCCAAACAATCACCCCGCCATTATTGACCGTGAGACTTGGACCCGAGTTCAGCATCTGGTGGCAGAACGTTCGACCAAAACGACACCTTTCCGAAACGGTGGCGTTCATCTTTTGACGGGGCTATGCCGATGCGCTCGTTGCGGAAGCGGGTTCTCGGGTAGCAGGCACAAGGGAAAGAACGGCAATCTCGACCGGCTGGTTTTGACCTGCAACGGCTACCGTCACGGCACCTGCGGGGCTAACTACGTTGACCAGCGTGACATCGTCGCCTCGGTGGTCGCGTCCCTCGACAGCGTCCTGAGCCCCGAGCACGTCGAGAAGATCCGTGAGGAGTATTACGCAAACGTTGCCGATCGCCGTGAGGGCAACAACGCTGAGGCCCTCAGGCGGTCTCTGGTGAAGCGTGAAGCCGAGTACGCGGAACTGAGGGGGAAGATCCAAAAGCTGCCGCCTGACCTGCTAGAGGACTTCACCGGCGATCTGAGGCAGCACAAAGCGGAGATCGAAAAGATGAGGGGAGATATCGCGGAGGCGGAAGCGGTCGACCGAGACAACTCGACGCCATCGGTCAAGTTTGATTCCCAATTGTCGACGCTGACCAACATCGTCGCGGATTTGAAGGAAGCGGTTGCCGACTTGGTCGATACCGAACCACGGCTAGTTCGTGAGATGCTGGCTGCCCTCGTCGAATCGATCAGCCTCGATGTCGAGCCTCGCAAGGTGAGCGAGAAGCACACCCGCTACGATCTAAAAAGCGGGGAAATCACGCTGAAACCGGGTTTTAACTTGATCGCCTCACCCTAA
- a CDS encoding DEAD/DEAH box helicase gives MPPESSRSLQRGDSSSISHVDFHEGTLRLRGATRDIIQNQLAGIPLRLDSRDACYRCDAMWAAQLRIQLPEPVEWRVDEFIDSFDNLKMTDRRKIRLRADQLEAVADFESGNRRGLLVLPTGTGKTVIAIELILRHGASVLVVVPVRDLMYQWHDKIREATGIDAGLIGDGVHRVSPISVTTYDSAAIHMPRIGNRFSMIVFDEVHHLAGRWRSDAARMSIAPIRLGLTATPPTDTDRLAVLGECVGPILHQQSIANAAGKTLAEYVIRRIAVRLTPDESDRYRQLSKIVQEFVYHQRQLDDSFRWEDVHKITAAAETDPQRSAEALQAVQAFRAKRKIEEQADAKMRTLEDLFRLHAGHPVIVFTGSNVMARKISMRFMVPCLLSHCAKKERREYLAGFAAGQYPVLVANRVLDEGVDLPEVKTAIVLGGLSSGRQAIQRLGRVLRKGDGSRATLYEVVVEDTGEVQRSRARRRNDTYRR, from the coding sequence GTGCCTCCAGAATCCTCTCGATCGCTTCAACGCGGCGATAGTTCATCGATCTCGCACGTCGACTTTCACGAAGGCACACTGCGACTGCGCGGGGCTACCCGTGATATCATTCAGAATCAACTTGCGGGGATCCCGCTGCGTTTGGATTCACGCGACGCTTGCTATCGCTGCGACGCCATGTGGGCAGCCCAGTTAAGAATCCAGCTACCTGAACCTGTCGAATGGCGAGTGGATGAATTCATCGATTCATTCGACAATTTGAAGATGACCGATCGGCGGAAGATTCGTCTCCGCGCAGATCAACTTGAAGCCGTCGCCGACTTTGAATCTGGCAACCGCCGTGGTCTGCTGGTGCTGCCCACCGGCACGGGCAAGACCGTCATCGCGATTGAACTGATTTTGCGACACGGGGCCAGCGTTCTGGTGGTCGTACCGGTACGCGATTTGATGTACCAGTGGCATGACAAAATCCGCGAGGCTACCGGAATCGACGCAGGCTTGATCGGCGATGGCGTTCACCGGGTCAGTCCGATTAGCGTGACGACCTACGATTCCGCAGCGATCCACATGCCCCGGATTGGCAACCGATTTTCGATGATCGTTTTCGATGAGGTCCACCATTTGGCCGGCCGCTGGCGTTCCGACGCCGCCCGAATGTCGATCGCCCCGATTCGATTAGGGCTGACCGCGACACCGCCAACCGACACCGACCGCTTGGCCGTGCTGGGCGAATGCGTCGGCCCGATCCTGCATCAACAGTCAATCGCCAATGCGGCTGGCAAGACCCTGGCCGAATACGTCATCCGACGGATCGCAGTTCGCCTGACCCCCGACGAGTCAGATCGATACCGCCAGCTATCAAAAATCGTCCAAGAGTTTGTCTACCATCAACGACAACTCGATGACAGCTTCCGCTGGGAAGATGTGCATAAGATCACCGCCGCAGCCGAAACCGATCCCCAGCGATCCGCCGAGGCACTGCAAGCGGTGCAAGCCTTTCGCGCCAAACGCAAGATCGAGGAACAAGCCGACGCCAAGATGCGAACGCTGGAAGACTTGTTCCGACTGCACGCCGGCCATCCAGTCATCGTCTTCACCGGTTCTAACGTGATGGCTCGAAAGATATCAATGCGTTTCATGGTACCCTGCCTGCTTTCCCACTGTGCAAAGAAAGAACGTCGCGAGTACCTAGCGGGGTTCGCGGCGGGCCAATACCCCGTGCTGGTCGCCAACCGTGTGCTCGACGAAGGCGTCGATTTACCCGAGGTCAAGACCGCGATCGTATTGGGCGGGTTGTCCAGTGGCAGACAGGCTATCCAACGCCTAGGCCGCGTATTACGAAAAGGCGACGGCAGCCGCGCGACGCTGTACGAAGTTGTCGTGGAAGACACTGGCGAAGTCCAACGCAGCCGGGCACGTCGCCGCAACGATACTTACCGCCGATAA
- a CDS encoding DUF790 family protein: MLRSEHSIVTYDFATMTVQPDRLRRRRDDAYVDTVNDCITAYREGIGRRRQDLHSDVGRRLQQIQGCPPRRIASFCKLLDDCSQYRSNPQAAVALRRRLFQAAAPLHPIVSHREGIFEHDLLAARQKVCAELGIDWNQIESNLFADVIELQTLESIDHSVNAASLLSQYNITQTQAALYRASSVRVEAFADFKSIIRHAKLARLMHRIDRIESPRRGYRFVFDGPGSALRSTSRYGIGFAKLMATLLRCSDWKLGAAIIGPQGRKFRLTVTPADRLGCPPNPEHEFDSQLESDVEAVWKKRPVAGWTLEHESELLHRGQTVLTPDFVLRHDDGRLIYLEVVGFWTPEYLAEKVNRLRIFIGDESDHRWLLLFPKSKVKSAETMSEQLQVPFAIFDKRSDPADWVTE, encoded by the coding sequence ATGCTTCGCAGCGAACATTCGATCGTCACCTATGACTTTGCAACCATGACGGTCCAACCTGACCGGTTGCGACGCAGGCGTGACGACGCCTATGTCGATACGGTCAACGACTGCATCACGGCTTATCGCGAGGGCATCGGACGTCGCCGTCAGGACCTGCACAGTGACGTCGGCAGAAGACTGCAACAGATCCAGGGCTGTCCACCTCGACGGATCGCTTCGTTTTGCAAGTTACTAGATGACTGTTCTCAATACCGCAGCAACCCTCAAGCCGCGGTCGCCCTTCGGAGACGCTTGTTTCAAGCTGCGGCTCCGCTGCATCCGATTGTATCCCATCGTGAAGGCATCTTCGAACACGACCTATTGGCGGCCAGACAGAAAGTCTGCGCGGAACTTGGCATTGACTGGAACCAAATCGAATCCAACCTGTTCGCCGACGTCATCGAACTGCAAACGCTGGAAAGCATCGATCACAGCGTCAACGCCGCAAGCCTTCTTTCCCAATACAATATCACCCAGACGCAAGCCGCACTGTATCGCGCCAGCAGTGTGCGTGTTGAAGCGTTTGCTGATTTCAAATCCATCATCCGCCATGCCAAACTGGCTCGGCTGATGCACCGGATCGATCGAATCGAAAGCCCACGTCGTGGCTACCGATTCGTATTCGATGGGCCCGGTTCGGCGTTGCGGTCAACCAGCCGCTATGGCATCGGGTTTGCAAAGCTGATGGCAACTCTGCTGCGGTGTAGCGATTGGAAACTTGGCGCCGCCATCATTGGGCCACAGGGACGCAAGTTTCGGCTGACCGTTACCCCAGCAGACCGCTTGGGTTGCCCACCGAATCCGGAGCATGAATTTGATTCGCAACTGGAATCGGACGTCGAAGCGGTTTGGAAGAAACGCCCTGTCGCCGGCTGGACCCTAGAACACGAAAGCGAACTACTCCATCGCGGACAAACCGTACTGACCCCCGATTTTGTGCTCCGGCACGACGATGGCCGTCTGATCTATCTGGAGGTCGTTGGGTTCTGGACACCCGAATACTTGGCAGAGAAGGTCAACCGATTGAGGATCTTCATCGGCGACGAAAGCGACCATCGCTGGCTGCTGCTGTTCCCAAAATCAAAAGTGAAGTCAGCCGAAACGATGTCCGAACAACTCCAAGTTCCCTTCGCAATCTTTGACAAACGTTCCGACCCAGCGGATTGGGTGACTGAATAA
- a CDS encoding tetratricopeptide repeat protein, whose translation MTAWFAGERPPVDRDEFIAYTADQLQSYREARDLLLRSIELNPYFPDAYILLGNAYQEIDNDMSSMVRHYDQAIHLDPDNDEFRNARMSHYLSIGDLDRCKPMNTPASKRMPSHATHGQIGRRIERSFGVVDSK comes from the coding sequence ATGACTGCGTGGTTTGCTGGCGAACGCCCGCCTGTAGACCGCGACGAGTTTATCGCCTACACCGCCGACCAGCTGCAAAGCTATCGCGAAGCGCGTGACCTGTTGCTGCGGTCCATTGAATTGAATCCGTATTTTCCTGATGCATACATTTTGCTTGGCAATGCGTACCAAGAGATCGACAACGATATGAGCTCCATGGTCCGACACTACGATCAAGCGATTCACCTAGATCCCGACAACGACGAATTTCGCAATGCACGGATGTCGCACTACCTGTCGATTGGTGATCTGGATCGGTGCAAGCCGATGAATACACCGGCTTCGAAGCGGATGCCATCGCACGCCACGCATGGACAAATTGGAAGGCGAATCGAGCGAAGCTTTGGAGTTGTCGATTCGAAATGA
- a CDS encoding VOC family protein, with product MPTQPSCEFVPYLSIADASKAVGFYSRVFGVDPYLLLNMPDGRVMHCEFRIGNARFFISEELPEHGGTPSPTRQGCTTVAIHLYVDDCDVMVQTMTDNGSTVLMAPEDVFWGERFARVRDPFGHEWGIATPLREMTPDQIQAEAAKLFAAMPE from the coding sequence ATGCCAACCCAACCGAGCTGCGAATTCGTCCCGTACCTCAGCATCGCCGACGCATCAAAAGCCGTTGGTTTTTACTCGCGTGTCTTCGGGGTCGATCCGTACCTTCTGCTCAACATGCCCGACGGGCGCGTTATGCATTGCGAGTTTCGGATCGGAAATGCACGTTTCTTTATCAGCGAAGAGCTTCCTGAACATGGAGGCACGCCTAGCCCAACACGACAGGGTTGCACAACGGTCGCGATTCACCTGTACGTCGACGACTGCGACGTGATGGTTCAAACCATGACGGACAACGGCTCGACTGTGTTGATGGCCCCGGAAGACGTTTTCTGGGGCGAACGATTTGCCCGCGTGCGTGATCCGTTCGGACACGAGTGGGGGATCGCAACTCCACTTCGCGAAATGACTCCTGACCAAATTCAAGCCGAGGCTGCGAAGTTGTTTGCTGCGATGCCAGAATAG